The Methanohalophilus portucalensis genome window below encodes:
- a CDS encoding lectin like domain-containing protein, with product MKKSMILSTLLFAFGLTMLLAATGVNATANDSITGLASNLSSGQTQISIAPLNPAFVQYQEDLKQNKVSTNTVFTSNKVSSNKYSGDVSSEKIDNILDENEGIDSSLHPPGLVPSPIDFSYLSPVNTQDLITNDEYGIRFSGISGAYPSRYDLREEGGVTPVRDQALAGSCWVFGSYGSLESYLIHNKSENWDFSEQHVKNTLVSSQQHDFNRNGHADGGYMLMTLAYLAGWSGPVTESDDPYDSLSPVSSADTIVAKHVQDAFIFPQIHHTNNLFKQMIMDYGAISVAIHDDRSSYFNAENNAYYCYEEDKMVTHAITLAGWDDDFNRTKFSPAAPADGAYIIKNSWGDIWADDGYYYVSYYDKSIGTRDEINGSEHSPYTTNSVITAENVSNYDQIYQYDFLGWCSNAGYNNSTAVGANVFTATTNQTLEAVSFYTVDSNSYYNISVYLDPDNGPVNTSSAVSVKNGSIALPGYHTIDLDHNVSLCGGQNFSIVINFTTPEYTYPVAIEKAIDRYSSNAHAEPGQSYLSSNGSNWTDISDSDMNVCIKAFTTEARQPESNFVADKRYVHINQSVEFHDASLYSPDIWQWDFGDGNSSTRQNPIHSYATTGIYNVSLNTSNEFGNHTTVRNTFIHVLNTTITVNSSGGADFKLIQDAVDAASPGDTIIVEPGNYTERVSFRKDYLTLKSSTGNSEDVRITSPVSYSIIQNVFNNAVFIMADNITLQDIKVTGGFYGFLAYYSNNCNIINCTFTDNGLGMVLEQSNNNQINNCTFTKNRAGLQLSNSADNYLENNSINDNSFYTFGMDSNPNFVDTSNTVDGKPIYSLVGKSDIVIDSTSDAALVHLFDCTNITIEDLESRDQKHGIYLYNTTDTHIRNYTSIQNHYGIYLDRSRDNILSNSTVNDSSKIGIYLTDSSNNLVYNNYFHNSKNIHISADSLNEWNITKITGKNIINGSYLGGNFWAKPDGSGWSQVEYSVGDGFCQPYNITDNGNNTDYQPLTANAEKPAEPKEQEVQPSDNDGVRVQKVAGTAYSSNIVEQDIDTRFVGRDAEVRYTFTEDSTPITEIFFSAEKNEGYVMASVNLLDEVPADISEPEGSSYMLMDINMGSEDVLSAENATIAFKVNKKWVEENNIEPSTIRMTRFHEGDWRDLPGNQVAEDDEYLYFNAETPGFSVFSIVGDEHKEVIEETIVEEPEVEKAADEPDTEDDNAQAPGFTAIFAGALAVVAAFAIRKKE from the coding sequence ATGAAAAAATCAATGATATTGAGTACGTTGCTTTTTGCCTTCGGCCTGACTATGCTCCTGGCGGCAACAGGGGTTAATGCAACGGCTAATGATTCAATAACCGGACTTGCTTCCAACCTGTCTTCCGGCCAAACCCAAATCTCCATAGCACCTCTAAATCCTGCTTTTGTTCAATATCAAGAAGATCTGAAACAAAACAAAGTTTCCACAAATACAGTATTCACCTCAAACAAGGTATCATCAAATAAATACTCAGGGGACGTCTCTTCTGAAAAGATAGACAATATACTGGATGAAAATGAAGGTATAGATTCTTCCCTTCATCCTCCCGGTCTTGTGCCCTCTCCCATAGATTTTTCTTATCTTTCTCCTGTAAATACGCAGGACCTGATTACAAATGATGAATACGGTATACGGTTTTCAGGTATAAGCGGTGCATATCCATCCCGCTATGATCTCAGGGAAGAAGGCGGTGTTACCCCGGTACGTGATCAGGCACTCGCGGGTAGTTGCTGGGTGTTTGGATCTTATGGATCCCTGGAATCCTATTTAATTCATAATAAATCAGAAAACTGGGATTTTTCCGAACAACATGTGAAAAACACGCTTGTATCCTCCCAACAGCATGATTTTAATCGCAACGGACATGCTGATGGGGGATATATGCTGATGACACTGGCATACCTTGCAGGATGGAGCGGCCCTGTAACTGAATCGGATGACCCCTACGATTCCCTGTCCCCTGTATCTTCTGCCGATACAATTGTGGCAAAACATGTACAGGATGCATTTATTTTTCCGCAGATACATCATACAAACAATCTGTTCAAACAGATGATAATGGATTATGGTGCAATTTCAGTAGCCATCCATGATGATCGATCATCCTACTTCAATGCAGAGAACAATGCCTATTACTGCTATGAAGAAGACAAAATGGTGACCCATGCGATAACCCTGGCAGGCTGGGATGACGATTTCAACAGGACAAAATTCAGCCCTGCAGCACCGGCAGACGGTGCCTACATCATCAAGAATTCTTGGGGCGATATCTGGGCAGATGATGGGTACTATTACGTCTCTTATTATGATAAGTCGATAGGCACTAGAGATGAAATTAATGGAAGTGAACACAGCCCGTACACCACAAATTCTGTTATAACGGCAGAAAATGTCAGCAATTATGATCAGATCTACCAGTACGATTTCCTTGGCTGGTGTTCAAACGCCGGATACAATAACAGTACGGCCGTGGGGGCAAATGTCTTTACAGCCACAACAAACCAGACACTTGAGGCTGTGAGTTTTTATACCGTGGATTCTAATTCTTACTACAACATTTCAGTATATCTGGATCCTGATAACGGTCCTGTCAATACTTCGTCTGCTGTATCCGTAAAGAATGGTAGTATTGCCCTGCCGGGTTATCACACCATAGATCTGGACCACAATGTATCCCTGTGTGGCGGTCAGAATTTTTCCATCGTAATCAATTTCACCACGCCTGAATACACCTATCCTGTTGCAATAGAAAAAGCCATAGACAGATATAGCAGCAATGCCCATGCCGAGCCCGGCCAGAGTTACTTAAGTTCCAATGGAAGCAACTGGACGGACATCTCCGATTCTGATATGAATGTATGCATCAAGGCTTTCACCACAGAAGCCAGACAACCCGAATCTAATTTTGTTGCTGACAAAAGATACGTACATATAAACCAGTCGGTCGAGTTCCATGACGCCAGTCTCTATTCTCCGGACATCTGGCAATGGGATTTCGGGGATGGTAATTCATCAACCCGGCAAAACCCAATTCACTCCTATGCAACTACCGGGATATACAATGTTTCTCTGAATACATCAAACGAATTTGGCAATCATACTACTGTAAGGAATACTTTCATCCACGTACTTAACACTACCATTACTGTCAACAGCAGCGGGGGAGCGGATTTCAAACTAATTCAGGATGCCGTTGATGCGGCTTCGCCAGGTGATACCATTATTGTTGAACCGGGAAATTATACGGAAAGGGTCAGTTTCAGGAAAGATTATCTCACTCTCAAATCTTCCACAGGTAATTCCGAAGATGTCAGGATAACGTCTCCAGTTTCATATTCTATAATTCAAAATGTGTTCAATAATGCAGTCTTCATAATGGCGGATAACATTACGTTGCAGGACATTAAGGTTACAGGTGGTTTTTATGGTTTTCTTGCTTATTATTCAAACAATTGCAATATAATCAACTGCACTTTTACTGATAACGGTCTTGGTATGGTACTTGAACAATCCAATAATAATCAAATAAACAATTGTACTTTCACAAAGAACCGTGCAGGTCTCCAGTTATCAAATTCAGCTGATAATTATCTGGAAAATAATTCTATCAATGATAATTCATTCTACACTTTTGGAATGGATTCAAACCCAAATTTTGTTGATACCAGTAATACTGTGGATGGCAAACCCATCTATAGTCTTGTTGGCAAATCCGATATTGTAATAGATTCTACCTCGGATGCGGCCCTTGTACATCTGTTTGATTGTACCAATATTACTATAGAAGATCTTGAAAGCAGGGATCAGAAACATGGAATCTATCTGTATAATACCACCGATACCCACATCAGAAATTATACTTCTATCCAAAATCATTATGGTATATATCTGGACAGATCCCGGGACAACATCCTGTCCAATTCCACCGTAAATGACAGTAGCAAAATTGGAATATATCTTACCGATTCAAGCAATAACCTGGTATATAATAATTATTTTCATAACAGCAAGAATATCCACATTTCAGCAGATTCTTTGAATGAATGGAATATAACAAAGATAACTGGCAAGAATATCATAAATGGATCGTATCTGGGAGGCAATTTCTGGGCAAAACCGGATGGGTCTGGCTGGAGTCAGGTTGAATATTCTGTAGGAGACGGCTTTTGTCAACCGTATAATATCACAGATAATGGCAATAATACCGATTATCAGCCGCTGACAGCAAATGCAGAAAAACCTGCAGAACCCAAAGAGCAAGAAGTTCAACCTTCCGACAATGACGGAGTGCGTGTACAAAAAGTTGCAGGGACAGCATATTCTTCCAACATTGTTGAACAGGATATCGACACTCGTTTTGTGGGAAGGGATGCCGAGGTGCGATATACATTTACTGAAGACAGCACACCAATAACTGAGATATTTTTTAGTGCAGAGAAAAATGAAGGATATGTAATGGCATCGGTAAACTTGCTGGATGAAGTGCCTGCAGATATTAGTGAGCCTGAAGGCAGTTCCTATATGCTAATGGATATCAATATGGGCAGTGAAGATGTCCTTTCAGCAGAGAATGCAACCATAGCATTCAAGGTCAATAAGAAATGGGTTGAGGAGAACAATATCGAACCGTCCACAATTCGCATGACCCGATTCCATGAAGGAGATTGGCGGGATCTTCCAGGCAATCAGGTTGCAGAAGATGATGAATATCTTTATTTTAACGCCGAGACTCCCGGGTTTTCAGTATTCAGTATTGTTGGAGACGAACACAAAGAAGTGATTGAAGAAACTATTGTGGAGGAGCCTGAAGTTGAAAAGGCAGCAGATGAACCTGATACTGAAGACGATAATGCTCAGGCACCCGGATTCACCGCTATTTTTGCAGGGGCACTGGCCGTGGTTGCAGCGTTTGCAATACGAAAGAAAGAGTGA
- a CDS encoding sulfotransferase: protein MKFLHKYIIDPINDSTLLKFVFLANSISYVPLQSLSNFFNKLYPLRNTNPWIISGSPRSGTTWLAEIIAASYQNNRLIWEPFSNRNQKATEAGFNKRYLFYSKDEYNIERNKEKFIHKLLKGEMLNFFTLGLWMYPTNIGSVLKKGKLIIKCVEGNGIVGYLHNKYNIPKPVIIIRHPCAVIASQMRMGTWDDHPHIDPKLLQVYPKIGELMNNANSLKEKLAITWAGDVLAAKLFQNDVQVVYYEDLVLNGNIVLKEIFAEWGVEDVPEPCIKKLESMSKSSRYWSENNSGMAKLKSWTNYLSENDIKNIFKIIKFLDIKDYEENNYLPVKR from the coding sequence ATGAAATTTTTACATAAATACATTATTGATCCGATTAACGATTCTACATTGTTAAAATTTGTTTTTTTAGCAAACAGTATCTCATATGTGCCCCTGCAAAGTTTGTCTAACTTTTTTAATAAATTATATCCATTAAGAAATACAAACCCATGGATTATTAGTGGAAGTCCTCGTTCAGGAACAACATGGCTTGCTGAAATAATTGCAGCATCATATCAAAATAATCGTTTGATATGGGAACCTTTCAGTAATAGAAACCAAAAAGCAACAGAAGCAGGATTCAATAAAAGATATTTATTTTACTCCAAAGATGAGTACAATATAGAAAGAAATAAAGAAAAATTTATACATAAATTATTAAAAGGAGAAATGCTCAATTTTTTTACATTAGGATTATGGATGTATCCAACTAATATAGGTTCAGTACTTAAAAAAGGTAAACTAATTATAAAATGTGTAGAAGGCAATGGAATAGTAGGATACCTACATAATAAATATAACATCCCAAAACCAGTTATTATTATTCGCCATCCATGTGCGGTTATTGCATCACAAATGAGAATGGGGACCTGGGATGATCACCCCCACATAGATCCAAAGTTATTGCAAGTATACCCAAAAATTGGAGAACTGATGAATAATGCAAATTCGCTAAAAGAAAAATTGGCTATTACATGGGCCGGTGATGTATTGGCAGCAAAATTATTTCAAAATGACGTGCAGGTTGTATACTATGAAGACTTAGTACTCAATGGAAATATTGTATTAAAGGAAATATTTGCTGAATGGGGGGTAGAGGATGTTCCAGAACCTTGTATTAAAAAACTTGAAAGTATGAGTAAATCATCTAGGTATTGGTCTGAAAACAACTCTGGGATGGCTAAATTAAAAAGCTGGACAAACTATTTATCAGAAAATGATATAAAAAATATATTTAAAATTATTAAATTTTTAGATATTAAAGATTATGAAGAAAATAATTACTTACCAGTAAAAAGATAA
- a CDS encoding HepT-like ribonuclease domain-containing protein: protein MTRDIRDYVNDIYAAMEAAENFVSDCTYEDFLEDRKTQYAVIRALEIIGEAAKNVPDDVRQKYPSIPWKDLTGIRDKLIHAYFGVNLEVVWLSVKEDIPQAKPVIRSLLEELDA, encoded by the coding sequence ATGACTCGAGACATCAGGGATTATGTCAATGACATCTATGCTGCCATGGAGGCGGCAGAAAACTTTGTCAGTGATTGTACATATGAAGATTTTCTCGAAGACAGAAAGACCCAATATGCCGTTATCAGAGCCCTGGAGATAATTGGTGAAGCAGCAAAGAATGTCCCTGATGATGTCAGACAAAAGTATCCTTCAATCCCCTGGAAAGACCTGACAGGAATCCGGGACAAATTGATACATGCTTATTTTGGAGTTAATCTGGAGGTTGTCTGGCTCAGTGTGAAAGAAGATATTCCACAAGCAAAGCCTGTGATCCGAAGTTTGCTGGAAGAACTGGATGCATAA
- a CDS encoding glycosyltransferase: MAAILPALNEEIAIGSMVLLVKKYVDRVIVVDDGSQDRTTCVAT, from the coding sequence GTGGCTGCTATCCTGCCGGCACTTAATGAGGAGATTGCCATTGGAAGCATGGTGCTTCTTGTGAAAAAATATGTGGACAGGGTCATTGTTGTAGATGACGGCAGCCAAGACCGGACCACCTGTGTTGCCACCTAG
- a CDS encoding lectin like domain-containing protein: MFKKLIFLSVITIILFNTAVMASENNPEITSAPLNPQFVDYQSGLQDSDSKNTIMATSADRNEYPLGLVPSPVDMGHLQHPEPDSNRLFAAQSFKVSYDLRKENRLTPVKDQGNTGSCWTFATYASLESCTYEEGPYNFSENHMKNILSNDNPNDSFDSEQGGNMLMATAYLTRWSGPVNETDDSYNDTSSFNDYTNPDKPVAGHIQEIIYLPTRSNFTDEEYQISDDDYLKEAVMEYGAVYSYFMVKMSAFADNYTTYYYNESAYDGGHAVALVGWNDSFPKEKFNIIPPGDGAFILKNSWGTGTEDFEIGEEGYFYISYYEKSFNDHSGHPAILIATEDADNYDNIYQYDPLGYTDSRGFSNSTTAHGANVFQTVSEEYLEAVSFYTTDTNAVYNVSIYTNLSSSAPVGENLLAQTNGTFAHAGYHTVTLDTPVHLEKGLIFSVVTRLCNPDYEYPLAIEKPLANYSSKASANPNESFISPDGSNWTDVGELNDTNICIKAFTSAPPSKVSNLHATTGPSWINWTWSNPEDTDFNHTEIYIDGSLMSTTSDTHYNLTGLLDGTNHSIGLKTVDTDGYVNSTWVNNTSQTIDVVPASVTGLHDVSSTSDSITWEWSNQAIHDFDHVEVYFDGLFETNVSDFCYTATNLKPAYSYNLSLKTVDRGGNINHTWINDTASTRMQSSPEDPEITSEINKNVSFYAEVSHPGNMTWYVNSTEVQNKTNVNRSYYNSTADKGCWNVTVIVKSESFSANRSWLWHVTDKPDKPSSPPSSGSSGGVGGGGNNGESYANILAKTVQIQKVSAGTDVMYEFDEKDNEVSFIGFRGATNSGQVKATIEKLKDTSSLVDERAPGQVYSNFNIWVGNAAFDAENMKDPVIGFKVSKNWLSENRIMPSMITLFHYGDKWQALETVQTEEDAEYFYFEAQADHFSPFAISALEQETGLAKSSKSQPGDVAEESATETNSENTTDTTKTNSIPAPGVFPILGIFCILYVMRRRL; encoded by the coding sequence ATGTTTAAAAAACTCATCTTCTTATCTGTTATTACCATTATCCTCTTCAATACAGCAGTAATGGCCTCAGAAAACAACCCTGAGATTACCTCTGCACCCTTAAACCCGCAATTTGTTGATTATCAATCCGGTTTGCAGGATTCGGATTCCAAAAATACAATAATGGCCACTTCTGCCGACAGGAACGAGTATCCCCTCGGTCTAGTACCATCTCCTGTTGATATGGGTCATCTGCAACACCCAGAGCCAGATAGCAATCGCCTTTTTGCAGCACAATCCTTTAAAGTATCCTACGACCTGCGTAAGGAAAATCGTCTCACACCGGTAAAGGACCAGGGAAATACGGGTTCATGCTGGACATTTGCAACCTATGCATCCCTGGAATCCTGTACCTATGAAGAAGGCCCCTATAATTTTTCTGAGAACCATATGAAAAATATACTGTCAAACGACAATCCCAACGATTCGTTTGATTCTGAACAGGGAGGTAATATGTTGATGGCCACGGCCTATCTTACACGCTGGAGCGGCCCTGTCAATGAAACCGATGACTCATATAATGACACTTCCAGTTTTAATGATTACACAAATCCCGACAAACCTGTAGCCGGGCATATTCAGGAGATCATCTATCTGCCCACGCGGTCTAATTTTACAGACGAGGAGTACCAGATTTCTGATGATGATTATCTCAAAGAAGCGGTAATGGAATATGGAGCGGTTTATTCGTATTTCATGGTGAAAATGAGTGCTTTTGCCGATAATTATACGACCTACTACTATAACGAATCTGCATATGATGGAGGCCATGCAGTGGCTCTAGTAGGCTGGAACGACTCTTTCCCCAAAGAAAAATTCAATATTATACCTCCTGGTGACGGAGCCTTCATTCTCAAGAACAGCTGGGGCACAGGCACAGAAGATTTTGAAATCGGAGAAGAAGGATATTTCTACATATCTTACTATGAAAAATCATTCAATGATCATTCAGGCCATCCGGCCATTTTGATTGCCACCGAAGATGCAGACAATTATGACAACATCTATCAGTATGATCCTCTGGGTTATACGGACTCCCGCGGGTTTTCTAATTCTACAACAGCCCACGGTGCCAATGTTTTCCAGACCGTATCTGAGGAATATCTGGAAGCGGTCAGTTTCTATACCACAGATACAAATGCGGTTTACAATGTGAGTATATATACAAACCTCTCCTCCTCGGCTCCTGTAGGGGAAAATCTGCTGGCGCAAACCAATGGTACCTTTGCACATGCAGGCTATCATACGGTTACTCTTGACACACCTGTACATCTTGAAAAAGGACTGATATTTTCGGTAGTCACAAGACTTTGCAACCCCGATTATGAATATCCTCTGGCAATCGAAAAGCCCCTGGCCAATTATTCAAGTAAGGCCTCTGCAAATCCCAATGAGAGTTTTATAAGTCCTGATGGCTCCAACTGGACGGATGTGGGTGAACTTAACGATACGAATATTTGCATCAAGGCTTTTACCTCTGCACCGCCGTCCAAAGTATCCAATCTCCATGCAACCACTGGTCCCTCATGGATAAACTGGACCTGGTCCAACCCGGAAGATACGGATTTCAATCACACCGAAATCTATATTGATGGATCATTGATGTCCACCACCTCTGACACACACTATAATCTCACAGGTCTGCTGGATGGTACAAATCATTCGATTGGGCTTAAAACCGTGGATACTGATGGATATGTAAACAGTACCTGGGTGAACAATACTTCACAAACAATCGATGTGGTTCCTGCAAGTGTAACTGGCCTTCATGACGTATCTTCAACATCTGATTCTATTACATGGGAATGGTCCAATCAGGCAATTCATGATTTTGATCATGTTGAGGTATATTTTGATGGTTTGTTTGAAACCAATGTGTCAGACTTTTGTTACACTGCAACTAATTTAAAACCTGCATATTCCTACAATTTGAGTCTCAAAACCGTGGATAGGGGTGGTAACATAAACCATACCTGGATAAATGATACTGCTTCAACCAGAATGCAATCTTCTCCTGAAGATCCTGAAATTACCAGTGAGATAAATAAAAATGTTTCATTCTATGCAGAAGTCAGTCATCCTGGCAATATGACGTGGTATGTAAATTCAACTGAGGTTCAGAATAAAACCAATGTTAATCGATCATATTACAATTCCACTGCCGATAAGGGTTGTTGGAATGTTACTGTTATTGTGAAAAGTGAAAGTTTCAGTGCAAACAGGAGCTGGTTGTGGCATGTAACTGATAAGCCAGACAAACCTTCATCTCCTCCCAGTTCTGGATCATCCGGTGGTGTCGGAGGTGGTGGTAACAATGGTGAGTCTTATGCCAATATACTGGCAAAAACTGTACAGATTCAAAAAGTTTCAGCAGGCACTGATGTCATGTATGAGTTTGATGAAAAGGACAATGAAGTTTCCTTTATCGGATTTAGAGGTGCTACCAACTCCGGACAGGTTAAAGCAACAATTGAGAAATTGAAAGATACTTCATCCCTGGTGGATGAAAGAGCACCGGGACAGGTTTACAGCAATTTCAATATCTGGGTAGGTAATGCTGCCTTTGATGCTGAAAACATGAAAGATCCTGTGATTGGCTTTAAGGTGAGCAAAAACTGGTTGTCTGAAAACAGAATAATGCCCTCTATGATTACACTTTTCCATTACGGTGATAAATGGCAAGCTCTGGAAACCGTGCAGACAGAGGAAGATGCAGAGTATTTCTACTTCGAGGCACAGGCCGATCATTTTTCCCCATTTGCCATTTCGGCTTTGGAACAGGAAACAGGTCTGGCAAAGAGTTCCAAGTCACAACCTGGAGATGTTGCGGAAGAATCGGCTACTGAAACAAATTCAGAGAACACAACAGATACTACCAAAACCAATTCAATTCCTGCTCCCGGGGTATTTCCAATTCTCGGGATTTTCTGTATTCTGTATGTGATGCGAAGACGGCTGTAA
- a CDS encoding nucleotidyltransferase family protein: MSYNPDLEIYRKKLRKMLPQLEDRYNVKYIGLFGSYVRGEQTAESDLDILVEFSKTPTLFQFINLENYLSDTLGIKVDLVMKDSLKPNIGKHILNEVRAV; encoded by the coding sequence ATGTCATACAACCCGGACCTTGAAATATACCGAAAAAAACTCCGAAAGATGTTGCCTCAGCTGGAAGATCGATATAACGTAAAGTATATTGGACTGTTTGGCTCCTATGTAAGAGGAGAGCAAACTGCGGAAAGTGATCTCGATATCTTGGTGGAATTCAGCAAGACTCCCACCCTTTTCCAATTCATTAACCTGGAGAATTATCTCTCTGATACCCTGGGAATCAAGGTGGATCTGGTCATGAAGGATTCACTGAAACCCAATATTGGAAAACACATACTTAACGAAGTCAGGGCAGTGTGA
- a CDS encoding metal-dependent hydrolase: MFVFGHVGLTILAFYLAEQWLPRLQGKINYGFVAIGALLPDLIDKPLGRFLLADSLASGRIFAHTLIFWILVGLIIVLIWQKWRADFLLILPGAAVLHLLEDSMWQTPEVLFWPFMGWGFRADEIGGGFMDYLLHVFSNCYDPAMSMVFVSEVFGIMICMVGAVRWYRRNRNWQ, translated from the coding sequence ATGTTTGTGTTTGGCCATGTGGGATTAACTATACTTGCCTTTTATTTGGCAGAGCAATGGCTGCCCAGATTGCAGGGCAAAATCAATTATGGATTTGTGGCGATCGGAGCATTGTTGCCAGACCTGATCGACAAGCCGCTGGGCCGGTTTTTACTGGCAGATTCCCTGGCAAGCGGCAGGATCTTTGCCCATACCTTAATATTCTGGATTCTGGTTGGTCTCATTATTGTTTTGATATGGCAGAAGTGGCGAGCAGATTTCTTATTGATATTGCCCGGTGCAGCAGTTTTGCATTTACTGGAAGATTCGATGTGGCAGACTCCCGAAGTTTTGTTCTGGCCGTTTATGGGATGGGGTTTCCGGGCCGATGAGATTGGAGGTGGTTTTATGGATTACCTGCTGCATGTGTTCTCCAATTGCTATGACCCTGCCATGTCGATGGTTTTTGTATCGGAAGTTTTCGGGATAATGATATGTATGGTGGGTGCTGTGCGATGGTACAGGAGAAATCGGAATTGGCAGTGA
- a CDS encoding NAD-dependent epimerase/dehydratase family protein, which produces MHSQTILITGGLGQVGSYLTDRFCTDNKVIVLDNTSSPCRHDVPAGVQLTIGDIQGPEVVRLVGQADVVIHTAAQIDVNRSLDQPLFDCENNVLGTLNLLEAARQTNLERFVYFSSAAIYGDTLHTPIDENHPTQPLSPYGVSKLTGEQYALMYHRAFDLPVAVLRPFNIYSPRQDPSNPYSGVITKFIERAKASQSPVIFGDGEQTRDFISVHDIVDLVELLIEKDESIGRVFNAGTGTQTTVNRLAEIVQDVFDSDLPVEYREARTGDIRHSVADISAAQTLGFVPQVSLEEGLAEFAGE; this is translated from the coding sequence ATGCACTCCCAAACAATCCTCATCACCGGCGGCCTCGGCCAGGTCGGCTCGTATCTGACCGACCGCTTCTGCACTGACAACAAGGTAATCGTGCTGGACAACACCTCCTCTCCCTGCCGACACGACGTGCCCGCAGGCGTCCAGTTGACCATCGGTGACATCCAGGGCCCGGAAGTGGTGCGGCTGGTCGGGCAGGCCGATGTCGTCATCCACACCGCCGCCCAGATCGATGTCAACCGCTCCCTGGACCAGCCGCTCTTTGACTGCGAAAACAATGTTCTCGGCACCCTCAACCTCCTCGAGGCTGCCCGCCAGACCAACCTGGAACGCTTCGTCTACTTCAGCTCCGCCGCCATCTACGGCGATACCCTGCACACTCCCATCGATGAGAACCATCCCACACAACCCCTCTCCCCCTACGGCGTCAGCAAACTCACAGGCGAACAGTACGCCCTGATGTACCACCGCGCCTTCGACCTGCCCGTGGCAGTGCTGCGCCCCTTCAACATCTACAGCCCCCGTCAGGACCCCTCAAATCCCTACTCCGGTGTCATCACCAAATTCATCGAACGTGCCAAAGCCTCCCAATCCCCGGTAATCTTCGGCGACGGCGAGCAGACCCGCGACTTCATCTCCGTGCACGACATCGTGGATCTGGTAGAACTGCTGATCGAAAAGGACGAATCCATCGGCAGGGTCTTCAATGCCGGCACAGGCACACAGACCACCGTCAACCGGCTCGCCGAGATCGTGCAGGACGTCTTTGACAGTGATCTGCCTGTAGAATACCGGGAGGCCCGAACCGGCGACATCCGCCACAGCGTGGCCGATATCAGCGCTGCGCAAACACTGGGATTTGTCCCGCAAGTATCCCTGGAGGAGGGGCTGGCGGAGTTTGCGGGGGAGTGA